A region from the Prevotella melaninogenica genome encodes:
- a CDS encoding transposase: protein MLITNLISRYMRLCKAAFSAEDGAKLNKSIQTNVMEMLFLLMVIPRKCNFTQMGRYGKRGEQCYRQTAERSVNWLEMNMWLSAFAFKQGKGRNAIVIDPSFIKKAGKHTPYVGTFWSGCAGAVKHGLEILGIGVIDVDLHECMMLKAVQTTLEKGEEKKEMSLYDWYAKVLEDDKVTLQRICKVLVADSAFSKRPFIDKVMKMGFHVVSRLRHDAALFYTWDGEPTGKPGRPRIKGDKIDVRNIDISKGNELDLGETKGTAYALKAWCKSLHRVVSLVIHELPNGVRRLYFSTDESMSGRDVMEYYTTRFQEEFCFRDAKQFLGLTDCQARDKRKLEFAFNSSFTALNVTKIMCKELGTSIGRLKAQMVNAYYAQRIIDVFEKNPNTPLNKERINDIFSFNADAA, encoded by the coding sequence ATGCTGATAACCAACTTGATTAGCCGATATATGAGGCTCTGCAAAGCAGCATTTAGTGCCGAAGATGGAGCAAAGTTAAACAAAAGTATTCAAACAAACGTCATGGAAATGCTTTTTCTTTTGATGGTCATCCCAAGGAAATGTAATTTCACGCAGATGGGACGCTATGGAAAGCGTGGCGAGCAATGCTATCGGCAGACGGCAGAGCGCAGCGTGAACTGGCTCGAAATGAATATGTGGCTGAGTGCTTTCGCCTTCAAGCAGGGTAAGGGTCGCAATGCCATCGTTATTGATCCAAGCTTCATTAAGAAGGCTGGGAAGCATACCCCATACGTGGGTACGTTTTGGTCGGGCTGTGCAGGTGCGGTAAAGCACGGTCTTGAGATTCTCGGTATCGGGGTGATAGATGTAGACCTGCATGAGTGTATGATGCTCAAGGCGGTGCAGACCACATTGGAAAAAGGCGAGGAGAAAAAAGAGATGAGCCTATACGACTGGTATGCCAAAGTATTGGAGGACGACAAGGTAACCTTACAGCGTATTTGCAAGGTTCTTGTCGCCGACTCAGCCTTCTCCAAAAGACCTTTTATCGACAAGGTAATGAAGATGGGATTCCATGTTGTGAGCCGCTTGCGTCATGATGCTGCCTTGTTCTACACATGGGATGGGGAACCCACAGGAAAGCCCGGTCGTCCTCGTATCAAAGGTGATAAGATTGACGTAAGGAACATCGACATATCCAAAGGCAATGAGCTTGATTTAGGAGAGACCAAAGGTACAGCCTATGCGCTCAAGGCATGGTGCAAATCCTTGCATAGGGTCGTGTCGCTTGTCATCCACGAGTTGCCCAACGGTGTCCGCCGTCTGTACTTCTCTACGGATGAGAGCATGAGTGGACGCGATGTGATGGAGTACTATACCACACGTTTCCAAGAGGAGTTTTGCTTTCGCGACGCAAAGCAATTCCTCGGTCTTACCGATTGTCAGGCACGCGACAAGAGAAAACTTGAATTTGCTTTCAACTCTTCATTCACAGCACTCAATGTGACCAAAATCATGTGCAAGGAACTTGGCACGTCCATCGGTCGACTTAAAGCGCAGATGGTCAATGCCTACTATGCGCAACGAATTATTGACGTGTTCGAGAAGAACCCGAACACGCCATTAAATAAAGAAAGGATAAATGATATATTTAGTTTCAATGCTGATGCAGCATAA
- a CDS encoding HEAT repeat domain-containing protein: MNNLVLKQRIYLIATVLTLIVLGSSYGSCTKFSDRLSDSAMLALDSFHHCQYMALSRSIGMAGRRSEQLDYADQLSRHTTIEQLAEIANTDTSRITRLWAYRILLKKADKQVFDILRQALKDTTHVELMSGCSGFEEPYNRTAISIYFHEGNKLKLSNQLRFSLDSLIFFGYMKNNGFEDGLPIDFKPHKIYYATVIEEADKGNAAILPLLAQYKNPNDRQRINKLLKANLKKDGICSYEACGAISNWNAPAFEWYAKATCQATIKQKDYYAGDILPLLCAYPAPWSYQILKELLTQKGDYSNCDIAKDYLAERYKTHPIPPIFKPLYDKYMMKNYQ, translated from the coding sequence ATGAACAACTTAGTGCTTAAACAACGTATTTACCTTATCGCAACAGTCCTCACACTGATAGTTTTAGGAAGTAGCTACGGCTCTTGCACAAAGTTTTCAGATAGGTTATCTGATAGTGCTATGCTGGCACTCGATTCCTTCCACCACTGTCAGTATATGGCACTTTCAAGGAGTATCGGAATGGCGGGGAGGCGGTCAGAGCAATTAGATTATGCCGATCAGCTCAGCCGTCACACTACGATAGAACAGTTAGCGGAGATTGCTAATACCGATACTTCGCGCATAACAAGGCTCTGGGCATACAGAATTCTACTGAAGAAGGCTGACAAACAAGTATTTGACATATTGAGGCAGGCATTAAAAGATACGACACACGTAGAGTTGATGTCTGGTTGTAGCGGCTTTGAAGAACCTTACAACCGCACCGCTATCTCTATCTATTTTCACGAAGGCAACAAACTTAAGCTCTCCAATCAGCTGCGTTTCTCACTTGATAGCCTCATCTTCTTCGGTTATATGAAGAACAATGGCTTTGAAGATGGACTGCCCATAGACTTCAAACCCCACAAGATTTATTATGCCACAGTCATCGAAGAAGCCGACAAAGGGAATGCTGCTATTCTCCCTCTCCTCGCTCAATACAAGAATCCCAATGACCGCCAGCGTATCAACAAGTTGTTGAAAGCCAATCTAAAGAAAGATGGTATATGCTCCTATGAGGCATGTGGAGCCATCAGTAATTGGAACGCCCCAGCCTTCGAGTGGTATGCTAAGGCTACTTGTCAAGCTACTATCAAACAAAAAGACTATTATGCAGGTGATATTCTCCCACTTCTTTGTGCCTACCCTGCCCCTTGGAGCTACCAAATACTTAAAGAACTGCTCACTCAGAAAGGAGATTACAGCAACTGTGACATTGCTAAAGATTATCTTGCAGAGCGATATAAAACGCACCCCATCCCTCCTATCTTCAAACCATTATACGATAAATATATGATGAAAAATTACCAATAA
- a CDS encoding IS1634 family transposase, with protein sequence MALKEETLKNVNPRQVGAEYVCQETLKQFGLKSLLVSNHWTKEQIDLAMMQIAARAIYPCSENKTVKYLRENSALCEFFDMDPKNITKDRLYRNSLRLFSLHKEIEDFLYKKVSNMFGLEDHIFLYDLTNTFMEFTRQTELRKFGRSKEKRSDCPLVVLGVVVDTNGFPIRTHIFSGNTADCSFMKTIMEELDPGMTSSNAKKIVVMDAGISISDNLQWLRDNNYDYITVRRGGSTDDYKLTGSHVVTVEDVRHHPIHIQFAEIESEEDTMLLVDSHAKSMKEKSMHDKASLRYEEGLKAIKKGILSKSGTKRRDKVNERLGRLKERCASVQRGYKLTSTYNEKNTTIDMSWRKKEDVELLRSEADGKYIVQTSLKGQTEEKIWSYYNVIRHIEAVFACLKSDLDIRPVYHQNDESVMAHFHLVILAYWIVNTVQYKLKTQNANHTWNELRRIMSTQIVVSTQAKRMDGNEVQVRQCSEPEENLAELYKRLGLTSPPLKRKRKICVVHFEEYRKNDT encoded by the coding sequence ATGGCCCTCAAGGAAGAGACTTTGAAAAATGTCAATCCTCGCCAAGTAGGTGCGGAATATGTATGCCAGGAGACACTCAAGCAGTTTGGACTAAAGAGCCTGCTGGTGTCCAATCATTGGACGAAGGAACAGATAGACCTGGCCATGATGCAGATAGCCGCCCGTGCCATCTATCCATGCTCTGAGAACAAGACTGTGAAATATCTCAGAGAGAACTCCGCTCTCTGTGAGTTCTTTGATATGGATCCAAAGAATATTACGAAAGACCGCCTATATAGGAATTCCCTCAGACTGTTCAGCCTTCACAAGGAGATAGAGGATTTTCTCTATAAGAAGGTGAGCAATATGTTCGGACTGGAGGATCATATTTTCCTTTATGATTTGACCAACACTTTTATGGAGTTCACGCGGCAGACGGAACTACGTAAGTTCGGACGCAGCAAAGAGAAAAGGTCCGATTGTCCGTTAGTCGTCTTGGGGGTTGTTGTTGATACAAACGGCTTCCCCATTAGGACACACATCTTCTCCGGAAACACCGCAGACTGCTCTTTCATGAAGACCATCATGGAAGAACTTGATCCAGGCATGACATCATCCAACGCAAAGAAAATAGTCGTGATGGATGCCGGTATCTCCATTTCTGATAATCTCCAGTGGCTACGTGACAACAACTATGATTATATCACTGTGCGTCGGGGCGGCAGTACTGATGATTACAAGCTGACAGGCAGTCATGTGGTAACAGTCGAGGATGTCCGCCATCATCCCATACATATCCAATTTGCAGAAATAGAGAGCGAGGAAGACACCATGCTTTTGGTTGACAGCCATGCGAAGTCCATGAAAGAAAAGAGTATGCACGACAAGGCGTCCCTCCGTTATGAGGAAGGTCTGAAAGCCATCAAGAAAGGTATACTGTCAAAGAGTGGAACTAAAAGGCGCGACAAAGTGAATGAGAGGCTCGGCAGACTGAAAGAACGCTGCGCATCCGTGCAGAGAGGATATAAGCTAACCTCCACCTACAATGAAAAGAATACCACTATAGACATGAGCTGGAGAAAGAAGGAGGATGTTGAGTTACTCCGCTCGGAGGCTGACGGGAAATACATTGTACAGACCTCTCTCAAAGGACAAACGGAAGAGAAGATTTGGTCTTACTATAATGTAATCAGACATATCGAGGCTGTGTTTGCCTGTCTTAAATCTGATCTGGACATCCGTCCTGTCTATCACCAGAACGATGAGTCGGTGATGGCTCACTTCCATCTGGTCATCCTTGCCTACTGGATAGTGAACACCGTACAATACAAGCTCAAGACGCAGAACGCCAACCACACCTGGAATGAGCTTCGAAGGATCATGTCGACACAGATTGTTGTGAGCACCCAAGCCAAGAGAATGGACGGTAATGAAGTGCAAGTGAGGCAATGCAGTGAACCGGAGGAAAACCTTGCTGAACTGTACAAGAGACTTGGTCTAACCTCACCTCCGCTAAAACGAAAACGAAAAATTTGTGTGGTACATTTTGAAGAATATCGAAAAAATGACACCTGA
- a CDS encoding IS982 family transposase has protein sequence MITKDKITEIFCIADDFCKEFESEIDKIGFPNDSKCKHCRCKWRMSKSEIITIMICFHFNSYRNFQHYYMFFVKEHLADMFPHQLSYNRFLELEARVSVEMMMFLQICCFGRCTGISFIDSTCIPVCHNKRIYRNRVFKDYATRGKSTMGWYFGFKLHLICNERGEILNFMLTKANVDDRDEDVFNRLTDNVFGKLFADKGYISKGLFEKLFNDGINLVTGIRSNMKNKLIPLYDRLLLRKRSVIETINDELKNVAQLVHSRHRSVLNFAMNVLSAIAAYSFFEKKPEINLDFCIEQHSGQLSLF, from the coding sequence ATGATTACCAAAGACAAAATTACCGAAATCTTTTGTATTGCAGATGACTTTTGCAAAGAATTTGAGTCAGAAATTGATAAAATAGGGTTTCCCAATGATTCCAAGTGTAAGCATTGCCGCTGTAAATGGCGTATGAGCAAGTCAGAAATTATAACCATAATGATCTGTTTTCATTTTAATTCTTATCGTAACTTTCAACATTATTATATGTTCTTTGTAAAGGAGCATCTTGCAGATATGTTTCCTCATCAGTTATCCTATAATCGTTTTTTGGAGCTTGAAGCTAGAGTATCGGTAGAAATGATGATGTTCTTGCAAATATGTTGTTTTGGCAGATGTACTGGTATTAGCTTTATTGACTCTACCTGTATCCCAGTCTGCCATAATAAACGTATTTACCGCAATAGGGTTTTTAAGGATTATGCTACCAGAGGCAAAAGCACAATGGGTTGGTATTTTGGATTTAAACTGCACCTTATATGTAATGAACGGGGGGAAATTCTCAACTTTATGCTTACCAAAGCCAATGTAGACGATAGAGATGAAGATGTCTTTAATAGACTGACTGACAATGTGTTCGGAAAGTTATTTGCCGATAAAGGATACATCTCTAAGGGACTATTTGAAAAATTATTCAATGATGGGATTAACTTGGTAACAGGTATAAGAAGTAATATGAAAAACAAGTTAATCCCATTATATGATAGACTGCTTTTAAGAAAAAGATCTGTAATTGAAACCATCAATGACGAACTGAAGAATGTAGCTCAATTGGTCCACTCTAGACATAGAAGTGTCCTTAATTTTGCTATGAATGTATTATCAGCAATAGCTGCATATAGCTTCTTTGAAAAGAAACCTGAAATCAATTTAGATTTCTGCATAGAACAACACAGCGGTCAACTTTCTTTGTTCTAA
- a CDS encoding IS1634 family transposase, which yields MHANVQTRFNPATGDMAPYYRIKESYRDVQGHVHSLILLNIGFEPSLTAVQVRKIAYALTERFKNRSTPSLFKEHLDGLTPIEQAKADEWWSRMEKEGGIDRFNKEEQKSLRKYENYVDLETAKYTDARNVGAEWLCKQTIDKLQLEGFLRRNGWTENTIHTALSALIVRTVYAVSERSSYYYLRDNSAAGELYSGVPGWTPGINSLYKVTDKLYELKEQLERHLCNVTDDLFKIDNKLMLFDLTNFYFEGSKRNSNKAKFGRSKEKRSDCKLLVLALCINKEGFIRYSSILEGNTADPKSLPDMIDTLAKRKPSRTKDTLVVMDAGVATEENLELIKRKGYNYLCVSRTKMKDYTLSDDNRSVTVMDARRQKITLKEVKTEDDKDYYLEITSPSKAMTESSMNRVWRERFEMELQRINDGISKKGGTKTYEKVVERTERAIQKYPSIAKFYQISYIKDEKKPKQMLRIDWEIKDLSAMESGHGVYFLRSNVRTLDERVTWEYYNLIREIECTNRQLKNDLNLRPIYHQKDERSDAHLFFGLLAYWVVNTIRCQLKREGESCYWTEIVRRMSTQKLVTTKGKNPLGENIEMRQCSSPSKQAKQIYDKLNLKHSPYKKNKICRTQNP from the coding sequence ATGCACGCAAATGTACAGACACGATTCAACCCTGCAACAGGCGACATGGCTCCTTATTATCGCATCAAGGAGTCATATCGTGACGTGCAGGGTCATGTACATTCGCTAATTTTGTTGAACATCGGTTTTGAACCTTCACTTACTGCCGTACAGGTTCGAAAAATTGCATACGCACTTACCGAACGCTTCAAAAACAGAAGTACACCCTCGCTTTTCAAGGAACATCTTGACGGACTTACTCCTATTGAACAGGCAAAGGCTGACGAATGGTGGAGCCGTATGGAGAAAGAAGGTGGAATCGATAGGTTTAACAAGGAAGAGCAGAAGTCGCTGAGAAAATATGAGAACTACGTTGACCTTGAGACGGCAAAATATACTGACGCAAGGAATGTCGGTGCTGAGTGGCTCTGCAAGCAGACGATAGACAAGCTGCAATTAGAGGGTTTCCTGCGCAGAAATGGCTGGACGGAGAATACGATACACACGGCTTTGTCAGCATTGATAGTTCGCACAGTATATGCAGTTTCTGAACGTTCGTCTTATTATTATTTGCGCGATAACTCAGCTGCTGGTGAACTTTATAGTGGAGTTCCTGGCTGGACACCAGGAATCAATTCTCTGTATAAAGTCACTGACAAATTATATGAACTAAAGGAACAGTTAGAGCGTCATCTGTGCAACGTTACTGACGACCTCTTTAAGATAGACAACAAGTTGATGCTCTTCGACTTAACCAACTTCTATTTCGAGGGCAGCAAGCGTAACAGCAACAAGGCCAAGTTCGGCCGGTCAAAAGAAAAACGCTCTGACTGTAAGCTACTTGTACTTGCACTATGTATCAATAAAGAAGGTTTTATACGTTATTCTTCTATCTTGGAGGGTAATACAGCAGACCCCAAGTCTCTGCCCGATATGATTGACACGCTGGCAAAGAGGAAGCCATCACGGACAAAGGATACGCTCGTTGTCATGGATGCAGGTGTTGCCACGGAAGAGAACTTGGAGCTGATTAAAAGAAAAGGTTACAATTATCTCTGCGTATCTCGTACGAAAATGAAGGACTATACGCTCAGTGATGATAATAGGAGTGTTACGGTAATGGATGCCCGTCGGCAGAAGATAACGCTGAAAGAGGTTAAGACAGAGGATGACAAGGATTATTATCTCGAAATAACATCTCCTTCGAAAGCTATGACAGAGTCGTCCATGAACAGGGTCTGGAGAGAGCGTTTTGAGATGGAACTGCAGAGAATAAACGATGGAATCTCCAAGAAAGGTGGAACGAAAACCTATGAAAAGGTTGTTGAACGTACAGAACGTGCCATACAGAAGTACCCATCTATAGCGAAGTTCTATCAGATAAGCTACATAAAAGATGAGAAGAAACCCAAGCAGATGCTGCGCATAGACTGGGAGATAAAAGACCTCTCCGCAATGGAATCTGGTCACGGAGTATACTTCCTCCGCAGCAATGTCAGGACACTTGATGAGCGTGTGACATGGGAATACTACAATCTCATTCGTGAGATAGAATGCACGAACAGGCAACTAAAGAATGATCTCAACCTCCGTCCTATCTATCATCAGAAAGATGAGAGAAGCGACGCACACCTCTTCTTCGGTTTATTAGCCTATTGGGTGGTAAACACCATCCGTTGTCAATTAAAACGAGAAGGAGAATCCTGTTACTGGACCGAGATTGTACGACGTATGAGCACCCAGAAGCTCGTCACAACAAAAGGGAAGAATCCATTAGGAGAGAACATCGAGATGCGCCAATGTAGTAGTCCTTCGAAGCAAGCAAAACAGATATACGATAAGTTGAACTTAAAACACTCACCATACAAAAAGAATAAAATTTGTAGGACACAGAACCCATAA
- a CDS encoding outer membrane beta-barrel protein, producing MHSTSVNYNNKIDTTRNLSFVADYTFQHSHDTGLADINPVVNTNSEGRYHITGARLSYRTQRKWADLSMGVFGSTMSSTGAYLYNIDAEDYKTNESLIGAYFSLSKRFKGFYLQGGLRMETNSRKLETNTSGMFTDSTEWHFFPNLVMKKNLTKNSSIGLSIGQTIARPSFSDLNPGLYYYDAISYSVGNPQLRPCITTNLKVSYQHSNFHVSVVYNKNKNKIIQLPVWADVSIDNKNIKWIPINFDKSSTIVATAIYHYSLGPIQGDITGSFTKPFVKANYLGNEYSCGKPSWYFSVDGQWALTQV from the coding sequence ATGCATAGTACAAGCGTAAATTACAATAATAAAATCGATACCACACGCAATCTATCTTTCGTAGCAGATTATACTTTCCAACATTCGCATGATACTGGGTTGGCAGACATTAATCCTGTGGTGAATACAAATAGTGAAGGTCGATATCATATTACTGGGGCTCGCCTTTCATATCGTACTCAAAGAAAGTGGGCAGACCTATCAATGGGAGTCTTTGGATCAACCATGAGTAGTACTGGAGCGTATTTATACAACATAGATGCAGAAGACTACAAGACAAATGAATCTCTAATTGGGGCATATTTTTCGCTTTCTAAACGATTCAAGGGGTTTTATCTACAAGGAGGATTGCGAATGGAAACTAACTCTCGGAAGTTAGAAACGAATACTTCAGGGATGTTTACAGATTCTACGGAGTGGCATTTCTTCCCAAATCTTGTAATGAAAAAGAATTTAACGAAAAACTCTTCAATTGGATTGTCTATAGGACAGACTATTGCACGACCATCTTTTAGTGACTTGAATCCTGGTCTCTACTACTATGACGCAATCTCGTATTCGGTGGGTAACCCACAGTTGAGACCCTGTATTACTACAAATCTGAAGGTAAGTTATCAGCATAGTAATTTCCATGTGTCCGTAGTTTATAATAAAAACAAGAATAAAATTATTCAATTACCAGTATGGGCAGATGTCTCAATTGATAATAAGAATATTAAATGGATACCTATAAATTTTGATAAATCATCCACTATTGTTGCAACAGCTATCTATCATTACTCTTTAGGACCAATTCAAGGAGACATAACAGGTTCGTTTACCAAGCCTTTTGTCAAGGCTAACTATTTGGGTAATGAATATTCCTGTGGTAAACCATCATGGTATTTCTCCGTTGATGGACAATGGGCATTAACCCAAGTTTAA
- a CDS encoding carboxypeptidase-like regulatory domain-containing protein, producing MKKNISLIIIYLLVCVQLHAQLIKGKVVDEHNVPMPLVSVALLSEGDSTLIKGVVTDKDGVFNIEPHNHSNLLRFSFIGYQNFYKTCTENDIGIIKMKEISTELSGVTVKAKRPTIKMNLDKVTVDISNSYLQHLGKVTDILKRIPGLTSNFQLLEGGSPTFVLNGKVTTVQELAAIPSSEIKRIIVDSSPSAEYSASNKGVVYITTKTLLSNTLSSELSNASVFARHYMDMVDLTINERYKKVSNLLTVGYSYIKSTQIDNTTETVYLPQQTIESAKERRTHSKGNILNCFYSMDWDINKRQSMGFQYTGNVSRTNEHEPTLQTMNGSEMAFS from the coding sequence ATGAAAAAAAATATTTCATTAATTATCATTTACTTATTGGTATGTGTACAGTTACATGCTCAACTAATAAAGGGTAAGGTTGTTGACGAGCATAATGTTCCAATGCCATTAGTGAGTGTTGCGTTATTGTCTGAGGGTGATTCTACTCTGATAAAGGGTGTGGTAACAGATAAAGATGGTGTTTTTAATATAGAACCCCATAATCATAGTAATCTACTAAGATTCTCTTTCATTGGATATCAAAACTTTTATAAGACTTGTACAGAAAATGATATTGGTATTATTAAAATGAAAGAAATTAGCACAGAGTTGAGTGGTGTGACCGTGAAAGCGAAACGCCCCACAATAAAGATGAACTTAGATAAGGTTACTGTAGATATCTCAAACTCTTATCTGCAACATTTGGGGAAGGTAACCGACATACTTAAAAGAATTCCTGGTCTTACTTCCAACTTCCAACTATTAGAAGGGGGTTCACCAACATTTGTACTCAATGGTAAGGTTACGACTGTACAAGAGCTTGCAGCCATACCATCTTCAGAGATAAAGAGGATTATCGTAGATTCCAGTCCAAGTGCAGAATATAGTGCAAGCAATAAGGGAGTAGTCTACATTACGACTAAAACTTTATTAAGTAATACTCTTTCCAGTGAACTATCTAATGCCTCTGTTTTTGCTCGACATTACATGGATATGGTGGACCTTACAATTAATGAGAGGTACAAGAAAGTTAGTAATCTCTTAACTGTGGGATACTCTTATATCAAATCTACACAGATTGACAATACAACAGAAACAGTGTATCTCCCTCAACAGACCATCGAGAGCGCAAAAGAGAGACGTACACATAGTAAAGGAAATATCTTAAACTGCTTTTATTCAATGGATTGGGACATAAATAAACGCCAGTCTATGGGTTTTCAGTATACTGGTAATGTGAGCCGTACTAATGAACATGAACCAACACTGCAGACAATGAATGGCAGTGAGATGGCATTCTCCTAG
- the tnpC gene encoding IS66 family transposase, which translates to MKEQVTDISKVLQDMTEEMRLLRETVNQQYAENVKLNRNINALNLQIRKKDTELTNLRERLSKYENPDKNSNNSSTPPSKERIKDEVIRRTRSLRKPSGKKPGGQKGHDGHKLSCSSIPDEIIDEVPNYCTRCGESLSDAERVLDYVTQVISIPELKPVIKEIRHYVMICKNCGERIRTVPRRRSNNVVYDSSVKTLVVYLSVVQFLPYGRIASFLREVFGLTPSEGSLVNWVNEAKRNAQPVIDKIKEYIKSAAVVGFDESGLYCNKRLDWAWIAQTVYYTLLFRADGRGSKVLADKFGDSLERMTAVTDRHSAYFALHFLNHQVCLAHLLRELQYLSELNTEQEWSGKVTNLFREAIHERNTNPNDVIDKVSWTRRLDNLLKQNIEGLGKKFITFKKGIVKCRDYIFNFLENPMIPSDNNGSERGIRKLKIKLKNSCTFRSDFGADAFLELHSIVETAKKHDKTPYNAIQALF; encoded by the coding sequence ATGAAAGAGCAAGTTACGGACATATCAAAAGTATTACAAGATATGACGGAAGAGATGCGATTGTTGCGTGAAACTGTCAATCAGCAGTATGCCGAGAATGTCAAATTGAACCGTAACATAAATGCTCTGAACCTCCAAATCCGCAAGAAAGATACGGAACTTACAAACTTACGGGAACGCTTGTCCAAGTATGAAAACCCTGACAAGAACTCTAATAACAGCAGTACTCCGCCAAGCAAGGAGCGTATAAAGGATGAGGTTATCAGAAGAACGCGAAGCCTCCGTAAGCCAAGTGGTAAGAAGCCGGGAGGACAAAAGGGACATGATGGGCATAAGTTGTCTTGCTCTTCCATACCTGACGAGATAATCGATGAGGTACCCAACTATTGCACTCGTTGCGGAGAATCTTTATCAGATGCAGAACGTGTGCTTGATTATGTGACGCAAGTTATTTCCATTCCTGAGTTGAAGCCCGTAATCAAGGAAATCCGACACTATGTGATGATATGCAAGAACTGTGGTGAACGTATTCGGACGGTACCGAGACGGCGGTCAAACAACGTGGTATATGATTCAAGCGTAAAGACTCTGGTGGTTTATCTGAGTGTCGTGCAATTTCTTCCTTACGGTCGCATAGCAAGTTTTTTGCGTGAGGTATTTGGTCTCACTCCAAGCGAAGGCTCGCTGGTGAACTGGGTAAATGAGGCAAAGAGAAATGCGCAACCTGTGATTGATAAGATTAAAGAATATATCAAGTCAGCAGCAGTTGTTGGTTTCGATGAGAGCGGCTTGTACTGTAACAAAAGACTCGACTGGGCATGGATTGCACAGACTGTTTATTACACATTGCTTTTCCGTGCTGATGGAAGAGGATCGAAGGTATTAGCAGACAAATTTGGCGATAGCTTGGAACGAATGACTGCCGTTACCGACCGCCATAGCGCATACTTTGCACTCCATTTTCTCAATCATCAGGTATGCCTTGCTCACTTACTCCGCGAACTGCAATATCTCTCAGAGTTGAACACTGAGCAAGAGTGGTCTGGGAAAGTAACCAATCTGTTCCGTGAAGCCATTCACGAGCGAAATACCAATCCAAACGACGTTATAGACAAGGTGTCATGGACCCGACGTTTAGACAATCTGCTCAAACAGAATATAGAGGGGCTTGGTAAAAAGTTCATTACGTTCAAAAAAGGCATAGTCAAATGCAGAGATTACATTTTCAATTTCCTTGAAAATCCGATGATACCATCGGATAATAATGGGAGCGAACGGGGAATACGCAAGCTAAAAATCAAACTAAAGAACTCGTGTACATTTCGTTCTGACTTCGGAGCAGACGCTTTTCTTGAACTTCATTCGATTGTAGAAACAGCTAAGAAGCACGACAAAACTCCATATAATGCGATTCAAGCCTTATTTTAA